The proteins below are encoded in one region of Sporosarcina sp. FSL K6-1508:
- a CDS encoding ABC transporter ATP-binding protein: MLKLSQINKLFNEATPDEKIALDQINLTLNPGDFMTVIGSNGAGKSTMLNMISGALSPDFGEIEIADKNVTKMPEYKRSQMIGRVFQDPMAGTAPTMTIEENLAMAYSRNKKRVFKKGVDKKRRELFRESLETLHLNLENRLNAKVGMLSGGERQALSLLMATFTQPSILLLDEHTAALDPSRAELITNLTKQLVEKDQLTTLMITHNMQQALDLGNRLIMMDKGQIILEIEADEKKKLTIPKLMDEFQRIRGEKLTSDKALLSV, translated from the coding sequence TTGTTAAAGCTCAGCCAGATTAATAAATTATTTAATGAAGCAACTCCTGATGAAAAAATTGCCTTAGATCAAATTAATCTCACGTTAAATCCAGGAGATTTTATGACTGTAATCGGAAGTAATGGAGCTGGAAAATCGACCATGTTGAATATGATTTCCGGCGCTCTTTCGCCTGATTTTGGTGAAATTGAAATTGCTGATAAAAACGTTACAAAAATGCCGGAATATAAGCGATCACAAATGATCGGAAGAGTGTTTCAAGATCCAATGGCAGGAACAGCTCCTACGATGACAATTGAGGAAAACCTAGCTATGGCCTATTCACGAAACAAAAAACGTGTTTTTAAAAAGGGTGTAGACAAGAAACGTCGTGAATTGTTTCGCGAATCACTTGAAACGCTCCATTTAAACCTTGAAAATCGATTGAACGCAAAAGTAGGCATGCTTTCTGGCGGAGAGAGGCAAGCACTTTCACTATTGATGGCAACCTTTACGCAACCATCTATTTTGCTTCTTGATGAACATACTGCCGCGCTAGATCCGTCACGAGCAGAATTAATAACGAATTTAACAAAGCAACTTGTTGAGAAGGATCAGCTCACAACACTGATGATCACCCATAATATGCAACAAGCGCTGGACTTGGGTAACAGGCTTATTATGATGGATAAAGGACAAATCATATTGGAAATAGAAGCTGATGAAAAGAAGAAGTTAACAATTCCTAAGTTGATGGATGAATTTCAGCGCATTCGCGGCGAAAAATTGACTAGTGATAAAGCATTGTTATCGGTTTAA
- a CDS encoding ABC transporter permease, which translates to MFSAVFGSVEQGIIYAIMALGVYISFRVLDFPDLTVDGSFVTGAGVAATMIIFGYHPVAATVVAIIIGFLAGCVTGLLHTKGKINALLSGILMMIALYSINLRIMGLTSANSIGRPNIPLLNAETMFSKFHTFWSSFGIDTAINKFFSMLGFQHLPSTWGTVFIMIILVLLIKFAVDWFLKTEVGLAIRATGDNKKMIRSLSANTDTLVIVGLGFSNALVAFSGALIAQYSKFADIGMGIGMIIIGLASVIIGEAIFGTKTIVRTTVAVIAGAIIYRIVLGLALRVDFLDTGDMKLITAVIVIGALVLPQFFEKKREKSRKAKRHAERLLEHEHLRMKEGSAIVKAQPD; encoded by the coding sequence ATGTTTTCAGCTGTATTTGGCTCTGTAGAGCAAGGGATCATCTATGCAATTATGGCGCTTGGCGTGTATATATCATTCCGTGTGCTGGATTTTCCGGATTTAACGGTTGACGGAAGTTTTGTGACAGGAGCTGGAGTAGCTGCCACGATGATTATCTTTGGTTATCATCCGGTAGCTGCAACAGTAGTAGCCATCATCATCGGTTTTCTTGCTGGATGTGTAACCGGCCTCCTGCACACAAAAGGGAAAATCAATGCACTTCTATCTGGAATCTTGATGATGATAGCCTTGTATTCTATCAATTTACGCATAATGGGACTGACATCGGCAAATTCCATCGGGCGTCCGAATATACCTTTATTAAATGCTGAAACGATGTTTAGTAAGTTTCATACATTTTGGAGCTCCTTTGGTATCGACACAGCCATTAATAAATTTTTTAGTATGCTAGGATTCCAACATTTGCCTTCAACCTGGGGTACGGTATTCATCATGATTATACTTGTTTTGCTAATCAAATTTGCCGTCGATTGGTTTTTGAAAACCGAGGTAGGTCTTGCGATAAGAGCTACTGGAGATAATAAAAAAATGATTCGAAGTTTATCTGCCAATACAGACACACTTGTTATTGTAGGGCTAGGCTTTTCGAATGCACTTGTTGCATTTTCAGGTGCACTGATCGCTCAGTATTCGAAGTTTGCTGACATCGGAATGGGAATCGGAATGATCATCATCGGACTGGCTTCCGTCATCATCGGTGAGGCAATATTTGGAACGAAAACGATTGTGCGAACGACAGTTGCTGTAATTGCAGGAGCCATTATTTATAGAATTGTGCTTGGCCTTGCACTTAGAGTGGACTTTCTTGATACGGGAGATATGAAATTAATTACCGCAGTTATTGTAATTGGGGCGTTAGTTTTACCGCAATTCTTTGAAAAGAAACGAGAAAAAAGCAGGAAAGCAAAACGGCATGCTGAACGGTTACTAGAGCATGAACACTTGCGGATGAAGGAGGGGAGCGCCATTGTTAAAGCTCAGCCAGATTAA
- a CDS encoding ABC transporter substrate-binding protein, translating to MRNGWKKMLAVIFSTTLVLAACGEEEGEVKDKETSSKTYKIGVSQIVEHPSLNAAYDGFKKALEDAGIDAEYDVQIAQGDNSVNTTIATNLVSADVDLIFANSTPSAQAAASATTEIPIIFTSVTDAVGAELVDSMESPGSNITGTIDAHPDAISNTLKFLKEELGAKNVGMVFNSGEQNSRAQVDAVKEMLKDMDMTVVEASVATSADVKQATESLLGKVDSMYIITDNTVVSALESVISVANDNKIPMMVGEFDSVKRGGLAAYGFEYFDIGYEAGQMAVKILKGESKPADMPVQIPQKLKLIMNKDTADTLELDVKDEWKAEFSE from the coding sequence ATGAGAAACGGATGGAAAAAAATGTTGGCTGTTATTTTCAGTACTACATTAGTACTTGCTGCATGCGGGGAAGAGGAGGGGGAAGTGAAGGACAAGGAAACGTCTTCGAAGACATATAAAATAGGCGTCAGCCAGATTGTTGAACACCCCTCTCTCAATGCAGCTTATGATGGTTTTAAAAAGGCATTAGAAGATGCGGGAATTGATGCGGAATATGATGTTCAAATTGCTCAAGGTGATAACAGTGTCAACACGACAATAGCGACGAATCTTGTCAGCGCAGATGTGGATTTGATATTCGCAAACTCAACTCCTAGTGCTCAGGCGGCTGCTAGTGCTACAACAGAAATTCCGATCATTTTCACTTCTGTAACAGATGCAGTTGGAGCAGAACTCGTTGACTCAATGGAAAGCCCGGGAAGTAATATAACAGGAACAATTGATGCTCATCCAGATGCAATTTCCAATACACTGAAATTCCTTAAAGAAGAATTGGGTGCAAAAAATGTTGGCATGGTGTTTAACTCTGGAGAGCAAAACTCTCGTGCCCAAGTAGATGCAGTAAAAGAAATGTTGAAAGATATGGATATGACTGTTGTTGAAGCTTCTGTTGCTACTTCAGCAGATGTGAAGCAAGCGACCGAATCATTGCTTGGTAAAGTAGATTCTATGTACATTATTACAGACAATACGGTTGTTTCTGCGCTCGAATCAGTCATTTCAGTTGCCAATGACAATAAAATTCCGATGATGGTCGGTGAATTTGACTCTGTAAAACGAGGTGGCTTAGCGGCATACGGATTTGAATACTTTGATATTGGCTATGAAGCAGGACAAATGGCTGTCAAAATCTTAAAAGGTGAAAGTAAACCAGCCGACATGCCTGTTCAAATTCCACAAAAGTTAAAATTGATTATGAATAAAGACACAGCAGATACTCTTGAACTCGACGTTAAAGATGAATGGAAAGCTGAATTTAGTGAATAA
- a CDS encoding dihydrolipoyl dehydrogenase family protein, giving the protein MVVGEISQERNLVVIGGGPGGYSAAIRGAQLGLSVTLIEQAEMGGVCLNEGCIPSKVFTHAAAKRSEITHLQNLGIGSLDNLVDIKKLIAYKSNVINQLRSGVESLCNENKIELIRGKVTFLAVDRIGVENGHQFDIFEFEQVIIATGSSPIIPSAMNDKGVRILLPHELFKLEEIPEHLIVRGHDYIALEAASSFAALGAQVSIVIDDQTGFPFDESINKELNRLFKKHKIKVHKEREFISVNETADGIILTFQTDKNIEETIRGSHLFVSGTRKPNLDALGITRFGIEQTDEGFIKVDGNMQSSIPSIYAIGDVTEGPMLAVKAIKQGKAAVTSIAGEQTEVDLTFMPVVAHTIPPIVSVGLTEQSARDFGVAIRVSQFALGGNGYATITGKKDGFIKVISDATTEIIQGIHMIGEGAIEMSGSFVQLLEMASKEEDIKFPNYAHPGFNEGLLEAAEGLIGQAIHAMPDKKRDLLTI; this is encoded by the coding sequence ATGGTTGTTGGGGAAATCAGTCAGGAAAGAAATCTCGTTGTCATTGGAGGGGGGCCAGGCGGCTACTCTGCTGCCATACGTGGTGCGCAGCTTGGTCTCTCGGTAACATTAATTGAACAGGCTGAAATGGGCGGCGTTTGTCTGAATGAAGGGTGTATTCCTTCTAAAGTTTTTACACATGCAGCAGCTAAACGCTCTGAAATTACCCATCTACAAAATCTGGGAATTGGAAGTTTGGATAACCTAGTCGATATTAAAAAGCTGATTGCTTATAAATCTAACGTCATTAATCAGCTTAGATCAGGCGTAGAAAGTCTATGTAATGAAAATAAAATTGAACTCATCCGCGGGAAAGTTACATTTCTCGCGGTAGATAGAATCGGTGTAGAAAATGGACATCAATTCGATATTTTCGAATTTGAACAAGTCATTATTGCGACAGGAAGCTCCCCGATTATACCGTCCGCAATGAACGATAAAGGGGTGCGAATTCTATTGCCCCATGAGCTATTTAAATTGGAAGAGATACCTGAGCACCTTATTGTAAGAGGTCATGATTACATTGCACTTGAAGCGGCTTCAAGTTTTGCCGCATTAGGAGCACAAGTCAGTATCGTAATTGATGATCAAACAGGCTTTCCATTCGATGAATCCATCAATAAAGAATTAAATCGTTTATTTAAAAAGCATAAAATTAAAGTGCATAAAGAGCGTGAATTCATTTCGGTAAATGAAACAGCAGACGGGATTATACTAACGTTTCAAACGGATAAAAACATAGAAGAGACGATACGTGGATCACATCTATTCGTATCTGGAACAAGGAAACCCAATTTGGATGCTCTCGGCATCACCCGTTTCGGAATTGAGCAAACAGACGAGGGTTTCATCAAGGTGGACGGAAATATGCAATCCTCAATACCTTCTATATATGCAATTGGTGATGTGACCGAGGGGCCAATGCTCGCAGTGAAAGCAATCAAGCAAGGTAAAGCTGCTGTTACCTCAATAGCAGGGGAACAAACTGAAGTCGACCTTACATTTATGCCAGTTGTGGCACATACAATCCCGCCAATCGTTTCTGTAGGGCTTACAGAACAAAGCGCACGGGACTTTGGGGTGGCTATTCGGGTCAGTCAATTTGCTCTTGGCGGAAACGGTTATGCAACAATTACGGGTAAAAAGGATGGGTTTATTAAAGTTATTTCTGATGCAACAACAGAAATCATTCAAGGCATTCATATGATTGGGGAAGGGGCAATTGAAATGTCAGGTTCCTTTGTCCAATTACTTGAAATGGCTTCAAAAGAGGAAGATATAAAATTCCCGAACTATGCGCATCCAGGATTCAATGAAGGACTGCTTGAGGCGGCAGAAGGCTTAATCGGACAAGCAATTCATGCTATGCCGGATAAAAAGAGAGATTTGCTAACGATTTAA
- a CDS encoding dihydrolipoamide acetyltransferase family protein: MLEVKLHDIGEGMTEGEVIHYLVKVGDSVTTDQPLVEVQTDKMVAELTSPGPGIVKEIRIEVGEIVQVGTSLLCIELNEAVRTVQKSIMETKKINEREASPAIKIDEKLPPLHFKRILAAPYTRKIARDNNINLEDVHAADPSGRITEEDVFRFLEEKQTMFESVKIVKQTKIDQKSPDEIPFRGIRKKIAEKMTKSLFTIPHVTHFDEVNMTNLVKMREQLKVAGESVSVPAFLIKALVISLKDFPIFNAELDEENSRILLKKNYHIGLATNTESGLIVPVIHDVDKKSIKEINKEVKELTAKAIAGSLQLFEMQNSTFTVSNVGPLGSTGATPIINYPETALIAFHKTKKQPIVNEHDEIVIGHIMTLSMAFDHRVADGATAVAFTNRFASLIEQPHKLMMEMI, translated from the coding sequence ATGCTCGAAGTAAAGTTACATGATATCGGGGAAGGGATGACTGAAGGGGAAGTGATCCATTACTTAGTCAAGGTTGGCGATTCGGTTACGACGGATCAGCCGCTTGTCGAAGTACAAACAGACAAAATGGTCGCCGAACTTACTTCGCCCGGCCCGGGTATTGTGAAAGAAATTCGTATTGAAGTAGGTGAAATTGTTCAGGTCGGAACAAGCCTGCTCTGCATTGAATTAAACGAAGCTGTTCGAACAGTACAAAAATCAATAATGGAAACGAAAAAAATCAATGAGAGGGAAGCAAGCCCGGCAATTAAAATAGATGAGAAATTGCCGCCATTGCATTTTAAGCGAATACTTGCGGCGCCGTATACACGCAAAATTGCACGCGATAACAATATAAATCTCGAAGATGTCCATGCAGCTGACCCTTCTGGAAGGATAACCGAAGAAGATGTTTTTCGATTCTTAGAAGAAAAACAAACCATGTTCGAATCAGTTAAGATTGTTAAGCAGACGAAGATTGATCAAAAGAGTCCTGATGAAATTCCTTTTAGAGGAATCCGAAAAAAAATTGCAGAAAAGATGACGAAATCACTCTTTACAATTCCCCATGTTACTCATTTTGACGAAGTGAATATGACGAATTTGGTTAAAATGAGAGAGCAGTTGAAAGTGGCGGGTGAATCCGTCAGTGTTCCAGCATTTCTTATTAAGGCACTTGTTATCTCATTGAAGGATTTCCCGATATTCAATGCCGAACTTGATGAAGAAAACAGTCGGATACTCCTTAAGAAAAACTACCACATTGGACTCGCAACAAATACTGAAAGCGGACTAATTGTTCCTGTTATCCATGATGTTGATAAGAAATCAATCAAAGAAATTAACAAAGAAGTAAAGGAATTGACAGCCAAAGCAATCGCTGGTAGCCTACAACTGTTTGAAATGCAAAATAGCACATTTACAGTGAGTAATGTCGGACCTCTTGGTAGTACCGGTGCAACACCGATTATTAATTATCCAGAAACGGCTCTTATTGCTTTCCATAAAACAAAAAAACAACCAATCGTCAATGAGCATGATGAAATTGTTATCGGTCATATCATGACACTTTCCATGGCATTCGATCACCGTGTTGCTGATGGCGCAACAGCGGTTGCATTTACGAATCGCTTTGCCAGCCTAATTGAGCAGCCTCACAAACTGATGATGGAGATGATATAA
- a CDS encoding alpha-ketoacid dehydrogenase subunit beta, translated as MTQLKESEQKNETTKQMTLIQAINDGMRLMLEEDDRTIILGEDIGKNGGVFRATEGLQEQFGDDRVVDTPLSEAGIIGTSIGLAVNGFRPIAEIQFLGFIYPAYEQIMTHVSRLRMRSMSRFTVPMVIRAPYGAGIRAPEIHSDSTEILFTHMPGIKVVCPSNPYDAKGLLIAAMEDPDPVLVLEPMKNYRSKREEVPVGKYTVEIGKGKRVLEGTDVTLIAWGAMISIAEKAAEQAAKKGISCEIIDLRTLYPIDRDIIAQSVQKTTRAVIIHEAHNTGGLGNDIVSIINDTAFLYLRAPIERVTGFDVPVPFFTLEEHYLPTPARVVEGIEKVLHF; from the coding sequence ATGACACAATTAAAAGAATCGGAACAAAAAAACGAAACGACAAAGCAGATGACGTTAATTCAAGCGATTAATGATGGCATGCGTTTGATGCTAGAAGAGGATGATCGAACCATCATACTCGGAGAAGATATCGGGAAAAATGGTGGTGTATTCCGCGCGACGGAAGGCCTTCAGGAACAATTTGGTGATGATCGAGTAGTCGATACACCACTTTCAGAAGCAGGGATTATTGGGACGTCAATTGGTCTTGCCGTTAACGGTTTTAGACCGATTGCAGAAATCCAGTTCCTCGGTTTTATCTATCCTGCGTACGAACAGATTATGACACATGTTTCACGGCTTCGGATGCGATCGATGTCTCGTTTTACAGTGCCTATGGTCATTCGAGCTCCATATGGTGCAGGAATTCGAGCGCCTGAAATCCATTCTGACAGTACGGAAATTTTATTCACACATATGCCAGGGATCAAGGTGGTCTGTCCATCTAATCCATACGATGCAAAAGGGTTATTGATTGCAGCAATGGAAGATCCTGATCCTGTGCTAGTTTTGGAGCCTATGAAAAACTATCGTTCGAAAAGAGAAGAAGTTCCTGTTGGAAAATATACTGTAGAAATTGGTAAAGGAAAACGAGTGCTTGAAGGTACAGACGTCACTCTGATCGCGTGGGGAGCTATGATTTCAATTGCTGAGAAAGCCGCTGAACAGGCCGCGAAAAAGGGAATTAGTTGTGAAATTATCGATCTGCGAACATTATATCCAATTGATCGTGACATTATTGCTCAATCTGTGCAAAAGACAACGAGAGCAGTCATCATTCATGAAGCACATAATACGGGGGGACTTGGCAACGATATTGTTTCCATAATAAACGATACAGCTTTTCTTTATCTACGAGCTCCAATTGAACGCGTTACAGGATTTGACGTCCCGGTTCCATTCTTTACATTAGAAGAACATTATCTTCCAACACCGGCACGCGTCGTGGAAGGAATTGAAAAAGTGCTTCATTTTTAA
- the pdhA gene encoding pyruvate dehydrogenase (acetyl-transferring) E1 component subunit alpha: MEHNYPIKRIVDDKGFFVDTSFEKQIDEQLVKQLYYHMLRIRTFDRKAINLQRQGRLGTYAPFEGQEAAQVGSALALNADDWVFPTYRDHGATITFGKSMARTFLYWNGRLEGCVAPADRNIFPPAVPIATQLPHAAGAAWAEKRKGTKNAAIAYFGDGATSEGDFHEGLNFASVFKVPVVFFNQNNGYAISVPIEKQMNSATIAQKSVAYGMPGFRVDGNDCFAVYFETKKAFDNARAGNGPTLIEAVTWRKGAHTTADDPSKYRSEKQGVNFVDPLTRLELFMRNYGYWNDEWVQATKEKTISEVEAAVEEMEKFPPPNVEDVFDHVYAEMPAQLTEQKEAYLAHLGRR; encoded by the coding sequence GTGGAACATAACTATCCTATAAAAAGAATAGTAGACGATAAAGGCTTTTTTGTTGACACAAGCTTTGAAAAGCAAATAGATGAGCAATTGGTTAAACAGTTGTATTATCACATGTTACGAATTCGTACATTTGATAGAAAAGCGATTAACTTACAACGACAAGGGCGTCTAGGAACATACGCACCTTTTGAAGGACAGGAAGCTGCTCAAGTGGGTAGCGCACTCGCATTAAATGCCGATGACTGGGTTTTCCCGACATATCGTGATCATGGAGCCACGATAACGTTTGGAAAAAGTATGGCCAGAACGTTTTTGTATTGGAATGGCAGGCTAGAAGGCTGTGTAGCGCCGGCAGACAGAAATATTTTTCCGCCAGCTGTTCCAATTGCGACACAGCTCCCCCATGCAGCGGGTGCCGCATGGGCTGAAAAGAGAAAAGGAACAAAAAATGCAGCAATTGCTTATTTTGGGGACGGTGCGACTTCGGAAGGGGATTTTCATGAAGGGTTAAATTTTGCGAGCGTATTCAAAGTGCCAGTGGTCTTTTTTAACCAAAATAATGGGTATGCAATTTCGGTCCCAATTGAAAAACAGATGAATTCTGCAACGATTGCACAAAAATCAGTTGCCTATGGTATGCCGGGATTCCGTGTCGATGGGAATGATTGTTTTGCGGTTTATTTTGAGACGAAAAAGGCCTTTGATAATGCTAGAGCTGGCAACGGCCCGACATTGATAGAAGCAGTTACGTGGCGAAAAGGTGCCCACACAACTGCTGATGATCCGTCTAAATACCGATCTGAAAAACAAGGAGTTAATTTTGTAGACCCTCTTACACGATTAGAATTATTTATGAGAAATTATGGCTATTGGAATGACGAATGGGTTCAAGCTACTAAAGAAAAAACTATAAGTGAAGTCGAAGCGGCTGTAGAAGAAATGGAAAAGTTTCCGCCGCCTAATGTAGAAGATGTTTTCGATCATGTATACGCTGAAATGCCCGCTCAGCTCACTGAACAAAAAGAAGCGTACCTTGCGCATTTGGGGAGGCGATGA
- a CDS encoding Leu/Phe/Val dehydrogenase — MMLAERTSMTKEFELFDRMSEHEQVVFCNDPSTGLRAIIAIHDTTLGPALGGCRMQPYGSVEEALEDVLRLSKGMTYKCAAADVDFGGGKAVIIGDPKTDKSPELFRAFGQFVNSLGGRFYTGTDMGTTMDDFVHAMKETNFVNGLPEVYGGGGDSSIPTAAGVLYGIKATNQMLYGNGELGQHIYAIQGLGKVGFKVASGLLEAGAHIFVTDINEESLRAIEEVAARTTGKLQIVANEAIYSQEADIFVPCAFGGIINDTTIPQFKVKAIVGSANNQLLNDRHGKLLRDKGILYAPDYIVNSGGLIQVADELYGINHERVLAKTKHIYDAILEVYKEADNSGKTTEESANAMCEKRIADRGKRNSFYSAPAKPKWSIRNLS, encoded by the coding sequence ATGATGCTAGCTGAAAGAACGTCAATGACAAAGGAATTTGAGCTCTTTGATCGAATGAGTGAACATGAACAAGTCGTTTTCTGTAATGACCCTTCAACAGGTTTACGTGCAATTATTGCAATTCATGACACTACGCTTGGACCAGCACTTGGCGGTTGCCGCATGCAACCTTATGGCAGTGTGGAAGAAGCGTTGGAAGATGTCCTTCGTCTTTCAAAAGGAATGACCTATAAATGTGCAGCTGCCGATGTCGATTTTGGGGGTGGGAAAGCAGTTATTATTGGTGATCCTAAAACAGATAAGTCACCGGAATTATTCCGCGCATTCGGTCAATTTGTAAACTCACTGGGCGGTCGTTTTTATACGGGAACGGATATGGGGACGACGATGGACGATTTCGTTCACGCGATGAAAGAAACGAATTTCGTCAACGGCCTGCCGGAAGTATACGGAGGCGGTGGCGATTCATCTATTCCTACAGCAGCAGGTGTTTTGTACGGTATAAAAGCGACCAATCAGATGCTATATGGAAATGGCGAATTAGGTCAGCATATCTATGCGATTCAAGGGCTTGGAAAGGTTGGATTCAAAGTCGCAAGTGGATTGCTTGAAGCAGGTGCTCACATTTTCGTAACAGATATTAATGAAGAGAGTCTGCGGGCAATTGAAGAAGTTGCGGCAAGAACAACTGGCAAGCTACAAATTGTTGCAAATGAAGCTATCTATTCTCAAGAAGCAGATATATTTGTACCGTGTGCATTTGGCGGGATTATTAACGACACCACAATTCCTCAGTTTAAAGTAAAAGCGATTGTAGGATCTGCGAATAATCAGTTGTTAAATGATAGGCATGGTAAATTATTGCGGGATAAAGGAATATTATATGCACCGGATTATATCGTCAATTCTGGTGGGCTCATACAAGTAGCAGATGAATTGTATGGCATTAATCACGAACGGGTGCTTGCGAAAACGAAACATATATACGATGCAATTTTAGAAGTTTACAAGGAAGCTGATAACAGTGGAAAAACAACCGAGGAATCGGCAAATGCAATGTGTGAGAAGAGAATAGCAGATCGAGGAAAACGGAACAGCTTTTACTCAGCACCAGCAAAACCAAAGTGGTCGATTCGTAATCTATCCTGA
- a CDS encoding thioesterase family protein → MKRGLNVGREEAIEIIVTEDMFASFEGEIVHPVYSTVAMTYHMEWVSRKIILPFLEEHEEGMGASVQLKHLAASPLGSTVTLTATLIELRDNKVVTKVIAQNKLGLIGKGEVIQVILPKERIVKKLDEASF, encoded by the coding sequence ATGAAGCGAGGATTGAATGTTGGTAGAGAGGAAGCAATCGAGATAATCGTAACAGAGGATATGTTTGCTTCATTTGAAGGAGAAATTGTACATCCTGTCTATTCAACCGTAGCAATGACATATCATATGGAATGGGTTTCTCGAAAAATCATTCTTCCATTTTTGGAAGAGCATGAAGAGGGAATGGGTGCATCAGTCCAGCTGAAGCATCTTGCTGCGTCTCCGCTTGGTTCTACCGTTACCTTAACGGCAACTCTAATTGAACTTCGTGACAATAAAGTTGTGACAAAAGTCATAGCGCAAAATAAGTTGGGGCTTATTGGAAAAGGTGAAGTAATACAGGTTATATTGCCGAAGGAAAGAATTGTGAAAAAGTTAGATGAAGCTTCATTCTAA
- a CDS encoding GntR family transcriptional regulator, with protein sequence MENKMNKRQYAYKVIRTRIVDGTYAPGQRIIIDQIAKEVGSSHIPVREAIHQLESDQLIEFKPNIGAIVRGIDNELYTETLHVLALLEGHATALSAPLITSKGIETLASINNEMKEMLENYELDKLGVLNREFHFHIYSFCPNNLLIKNIQETWSRLDIVRQAGFTFYPKRTPQSIEEHYTLIRLLKEHADSSEIEDYARKHKLLTLEAFKKRT encoded by the coding sequence ATGGAAAATAAAATGAATAAACGACAATATGCTTATAAAGTGATTCGCACAAGAATCGTAGATGGTACTTATGCCCCTGGCCAACGAATTATTATCGATCAAATCGCGAAGGAGGTCGGCTCTAGTCATATCCCTGTAAGAGAAGCTATCCACCAATTAGAGTCCGATCAACTAATTGAGTTTAAACCAAATATCGGAGCAATTGTTCGTGGTATTGATAACGAACTTTACACGGAGACCCTTCATGTTTTGGCTTTATTAGAAGGGCATGCAACGGCGCTTAGCGCACCGCTGATTACATCAAAAGGAATTGAAACACTAGCTAGCATTAATAACGAGATGAAGGAAATGTTGGAAAACTATGAGTTAGATAAATTAGGTGTGTTGAACAGAGAATTTCACTTTCATATCTACTCTTTTTGCCCCAATAATTTATTAATAAAAAATATACAAGAAACGTGGAGTCGATTAGATATTGTTAGACAAGCAGGTTTCACCTTCTACCCCAAACGGACACCACAATCGATCGAAGAGCATTACACTCTTATCAGACTTTTGAAAGAGCATGCAGACAGCTCTGAAATAGAAGATTATGCGCGTAAGCATAAGCTGCTGACACTTGAAGCATTCAAAAAACGAACGTGA